In Clostridium swellfunianum, a genomic segment contains:
- the pta gene encoding phosphate acetyltransferase encodes MDLMKEFWAKAKSDVKRIALPEGEEERTIKASEIIKREGLAEVILLGNVEKIRDKARSLNVNIEGVEIIDPETAEKTTQYAQEFYELRKSKGITLEKAEKTVKDTMYFGTMMVKLGDADGLVSGAVHTTGDLLRPGLQVIKTAPGISTVSSFFIMLVPDSTYGNNGMFLFSDCAVNPNPTAEQLAAIAISTAETAKNLCNMEPKVAMLSFSTKGSADHELVEKVRKATEIAKELRPDLQIDGELQLDAAIVDKVAQQKAPGSTVAGQANVLIFPDLQAGNIGYKLVQRLAKAEAIGPVCQGFAKPINDLSRGCNVEDIVNVVAVTAVQAQATV; translated from the coding sequence ATGGATCTTATGAAAGAATTTTGGGCAAAAGCAAAATCTGACGTTAAGAGGATTGCGCTTCCAGAAGGTGAAGAAGAAAGAACAATTAAGGCTAGTGAAATTATAAAAAGAGAAGGACTAGCTGAAGTAATTTTATTAGGTAATGTCGAAAAGATTAGAGATAAAGCAAGAAGCTTAAATGTTAATATTGAAGGTGTAGAAATCATTGACCCAGAAACAGCTGAAAAGACAACTCAATATGCACAGGAATTTTACGAGCTTAGAAAAAGCAAGGGGATTACACTAGAAAAGGCTGAAAAAACTGTAAAAGATACAATGTATTTCGGTACCATGATGGTAAAACTAGGCGACGCAGATGGGTTAGTTTCAGGTGCCGTACATACGACAGGCGATTTATTAAGACCTGGTCTTCAAGTAATCAAAACTGCTCCTGGAATATCTACAGTATCAAGTTTCTTTATAATGCTTGTTCCAGATAGTACATATGGAAACAATGGAATGTTCCTTTTCTCAGACTGTGCCGTTAATCCAAATCCAACTGCTGAACAATTAGCTGCTATAGCTATTTCTACAGCTGAAACAGCAAAAAATCTTTGCAATATGGAACCAAAGGTTGCAATGCTTTCTTTCTCAACAAAGGGAAGTGCAGACCACGAATTAGTTGAAAAGGTTAGAAAAGCTACAGAAATAGCTAAAGAATTAAGACCTGATTTGCAAATTGATGGAGAACTTCAATTAGATGCTGCTATAGTAGATAAGGTTGCTCAGCAAAAGGCACCTGGAAGTACAGTTGCAGGTCAAGCAAATGTACTTATATTCCCAGATTTACAAGCTGGAAATATCGGATATAAGCTTGTGCAAAGATTAGCAAAAGCAGAAGCTATTGGACCAGTATGTCAAGGCTTTGCTAAACCAATTAACGACTTATCAAGAGGCTGTAATGTTGAGGATATAGTAAATGTTGTGGCTGTAACTGCTGTTCAAGCCCAAGCAACAGTTTAA
- the ylbJ gene encoding sporulation integral membrane protein YlbJ: protein MRILLYLIIAVIIFLVFKLLKSLNKNLIITILCSLLIVEIVLRPKLCMDSALIGVNLFVSKVFPSLFPFLLITSLMMSYDGVHIYSKLFGSILCKPLRLPIQCTFSIVISIFCGYPLGAKYACELYEQGTIDNKTCQRLINIASNTSPLFAIGSVGTAMLGSSYIGYLLLLTNYISCLIMGFIIPVRSKAYKKYIPSNNDYGSKNIGNAIKDSVESSIKTCLSIGGFVIIYSVIISIIKSNILFDIAISKLSYYIGIETNLVEGTLLGFIEMTNGCFLISNTNVNMYIKAILISFLLAFSGFSIISQVHSFTYKHDLSMRTYIFRKFIQGIIGAAVAAVVFNVQIFSIPTSTFNYINQTRSSLLFICILLLMVVPYFLNKLKLLFHTS from the coding sequence TTGAGAATTCTATTATACTTAATTATAGCAGTTATAATCTTTTTGGTTTTTAAGCTGCTAAAGTCTCTTAATAAAAATCTAATAATAACAATACTGTGTTCGCTTTTAATAGTAGAAATAGTATTAAGGCCAAAGCTCTGCATGGATTCAGCACTGATTGGGGTGAATCTCTTTGTAAGCAAGGTTTTTCCATCCCTGTTTCCTTTTTTACTTATTACTAGCTTAATGATGAGCTATGATGGAGTACATATTTATTCAAAACTATTTGGCAGCATTTTATGCAAACCACTAAGACTGCCTATTCAGTGCACCTTCTCTATAGTTATAAGCATATTTTGTGGGTACCCGCTTGGAGCTAAATATGCTTGCGAGCTATATGAACAAGGCACCATAGATAATAAAACCTGTCAGAGGCTTATAAATATTGCATCAAATACAAGCCCTTTATTTGCTATAGGCTCTGTTGGAACTGCAATGTTAGGCAGTTCATATATAGGATATCTACTTTTGCTTACAAATTATATCTCCTGTTTAATTATGGGATTCATAATACCAGTAAGGAGTAAAGCTTATAAAAAATATATACCTAGTAATAATGATTATGGTAGTAAGAATATCGGAAACGCTATAAAAGATAGCGTAGAGTCGTCAATAAAGACCTGCTTGTCTATAGGAGGCTTTGTTATAATTTACAGCGTAATAATAAGTATAATAAAAAGCAATATCTTATTTGATATTGCTATAAGTAAACTCAGTTACTATATTGGAATAGAGACGAATTTAGTTGAAGGTACTTTGCTTGGTTTTATAGAAATGACAAACGGCTGCTTTTTGATATCTAATACAAATGTAAATATGTACATTAAAGCAATATTAATCAGTTTCCTTCTTGCTTTTAGCGGCTTTTCAATAATATCGCAAGTACATTCCTTTACATATAAGCATGATTTGTCTATGAGAACTTATATATTTAGAAAATTTATTCAAGGCATAATAGGTGCTGCTGTTGCAGCAGTTGTATTTAATGTGCAAATTTTCAGCATACCAACTAGCACCTTTAATTATATAAATCAAACTAGGTCTAGTTTATTGTTTATATGTATCTTACTATTAATGGTAGTTCCTTATTTTCTAAATAAATTAAAGTTATTATTTCATACCTCTTAG
- a CDS encoding nucleotidyltransferase — MKISAIISEYNPLHNGHVYHINKTKEITNSDAIICVMSGNYVQRGLPSMVDKWNRTKAVLECGIDLVLELPVLYSLSSAEFFAHGAVSLLNSLGTVDSLCFGSEIGDLNLIIKVANTLVKEPEDFKLQLKRYLDQGHVYPKARGLALFDFLSKNDSENSDNLMEHLSSSNNILGIEYCKSLLKLDSKIKPYTVKREGSAYNDRSLSTIFSSATSIRKYIKDCNSIVELQKHMPSKSYELIKKLKDNDYTFVFDEQLLPFIKYKYFSQKESLKNLPDISEGLHNRIFKNLLISNNYNELIENIKTKRYTYTRINRILCQYFVGFDSFNTKELRSQPSPYCRVLGFNETGKKVLKQIKNNSSIPLLTKLPKNINETMKLDIKATETYSLLNKFISPNSDYLISPIIID, encoded by the coding sequence ATGAAAATATCCGCAATTATTTCTGAATATAATCCCCTGCACAATGGTCATGTATATCATATAAATAAAACAAAAGAAATAACTAATTCAGATGCTATTATTTGCGTTATGAGTGGAAATTATGTACAGAGGGGACTCCCTTCAATGGTGGACAAATGGAATAGAACCAAGGCAGTCCTAGAATGTGGAATAGATTTAGTTTTGGAACTACCCGTATTATATAGCCTATCTTCCGCTGAATTTTTCGCCCATGGCGCTGTAAGTTTATTAAATAGCTTAGGTACAGTTGACAGCCTGTGCTTTGGCAGTGAGATTGGGGACTTAAACTTAATAATTAAGGTTGCTAATACTTTAGTTAAAGAACCTGAGGATTTTAAATTACAATTAAAGCGATACTTAGATCAAGGACATGTGTATCCAAAGGCAAGAGGGCTAGCTTTGTTTGATTTTTTATCTAAAAATGACTCTGAAAACAGTGATAACCTTATGGAACATCTCAGTTCTTCCAATAATATCCTTGGAATAGAATACTGTAAAAGTTTATTAAAATTAGATAGCAAAATCAAACCCTACACTGTTAAGCGCGAAGGCAGTGCCTATAATGATCGGTCATTAAGCACTATATTTTCCAGTGCAACTTCAATAAGAAAATATATAAAAGACTGCAATAGCATAGTTGAACTTCAGAAACATATGCCAAGCAAAAGTTATGAATTGATTAAAAAGTTAAAAGATAACGATTATACTTTCGTATTTGATGAACAACTTTTACCTTTTATTAAATATAAGTATTTTTCTCAAAAGGAAAGTCTCAAAAATTTGCCAGATATATCGGAAGGATTGCATAACAGAATATTTAAAAATTTGTTAATATCAAATAACTATAATGAATTGATAGAAAACATTAAGACAAAGCGGTATACATATACCCGAATAAATAGAATACTATGTCAGTATTTTGTTGGCTTTGACAGTTTTAATACAAAAGAACTAAGAAGTCAGCCTTCTCCTTACTGCAGAGTGCTAGGATTTAATGAAACCGGTAAAAAGGTTTTAAAACAAATCAAGAATAATTCCAGTATACCTTTACTTACTAAGCTACCTAAAAACATCAATGAAACAATGAAACTTGATATAAAGGCAACAGAAACCTACAGCTTGCTAAATAAATTTATTTCTCCCAATAGCGATTACTTAATTAGTCCAATTATTATAGATTAG
- a CDS encoding ATPase has product MEVIKLLEYLHEIFETSSKVPVTGKILVDKKEVSSIVDQIINYLPDEFKKAQWVVEEKERILGEAIQESSTMKKESIDMLKKQIENHDITKEAKVRAEEIIASAQRDAKAMRLGARDYADEILCQLEKEINEKGQVMIVNIKKQVENFIVSLTDEVSGDLDTIRENIKELRGMK; this is encoded by the coding sequence ATGGAAGTTATAAAACTACTGGAATATCTGCATGAAATATTTGAAACTTCTTCTAAGGTGCCAGTAACTGGAAAAATATTGGTGGATAAGAAAGAAGTGTCAAGCATTGTGGACCAGATTATTAACTATCTTCCAGACGAGTTTAAAAAGGCACAATGGGTAGTGGAGGAAAAGGAAAGAATACTAGGTGAAGCGATACAAGAATCTTCTACAATGAAAAAAGAAAGCATAGACATGCTTAAAAAACAAATAGAGAATCATGATATTACCAAAGAAGCAAAAGTTAGAGCTGAAGAGATAATCGCTTCAGCTCAACGTGATGCAAAGGCTATGAGACTTGGGGCCAGAGACTATGCAGATGAGATATTATGCCAATTGGAAAAAGAAATCAATGAAAAAGGTCAAGTTATGATTGTTAATATAAAGAAGCAGGTTGAAAACTTTATAGTATCTTTAACAGATGAAGTATCAGGTGATTTAGATACTATAAGAGAAAATATTAAAGAGCTAAGAGGTATGAAATAA
- the rsmD gene encoding 16S rRNA (guanine(966)-N(2))-methyltransferase RsmD, whose product MRIISGEAKGRKLLSPEGMGTRPTLDRVKQSIFNIIQHKTVGAKVIDVFAGTGSLGLEAVSRGAAECYLIDKGDSTFKFLKQNVENLIFSDRCTCINTDSYAALKEFGKKGLVFDLIFIDPPYSKEMIPPAVEIISEKNLLSKDGLIVSKIDSSEEIYTGNEKIELFDHRKYGNTTVCFYRFREE is encoded by the coding sequence ATGAGAATTATTTCTGGTGAAGCAAAAGGAAGAAAATTATTATCTCCTGAAGGTATGGGAACAAGGCCGACTCTTGATAGAGTTAAACAGTCCATTTTTAATATAATTCAGCATAAAACTGTGGGTGCAAAAGTAATTGATGTTTTTGCTGGAACGGGAAGTCTGGGGCTTGAAGCCGTAAGCAGGGGAGCCGCTGAATGCTACCTTATAGACAAAGGTGACAGCACATTTAAATTTTTAAAACAAAATGTAGAAAACCTGATCTTTAGTGATAGGTGTACATGTATTAACACTGATTCTTATGCAGCTCTTAAAGAATTTGGGAAAAAAGGACTGGTTTTTGATTTGATATTCATAGACCCCCCATATTCAAAGGAGATGATTCCTCCAGCTGTAGAAATTATATCCGAGAAGAATCTTCTTAGTAAAGACGGTTTGATTGTATCAAAGATAGATTCTAGTGAGGAAATTTATACTGGAAATGAGAAAATTGAACTATTTGATCATAGAAAGTATGGAAACACCACTGTGTGCTTTTATAGGTTCAGGGAGGAATAA
- the recG gene encoding ATP-dependent DNA helicase RecG: MDLYDDISCVKGVGPKMKKLFNECGVFTVMDILLYLPRDYEKVYVNGNASQSVNSKIIINCTVSGIERDIRTKSRKIISTVIFKCNGNTIKGKWFNQPYMKDKFIINKDYLISGKLQEFRGEKIIVNPTIATNSNFNNEESTICDSISESNINIMPKYSLKEGLSNNTVIKIISYVLSTIEITEILPDKLIDKYRLCSLDKAINNIHFPQKLNDLLEAQRRIKFQELFTYSLKILMLKDFVNNSKAGIEFKAVPELKLLKENLPFSLTNAQSRVIREILLDQKSSKQMNRLVQGDVGSGKTIVAIIAMFNIVKNGYQAAMMAPTEILANQHFAEIKNILQNFNINICLLSGSTTPKQKAIIKKKLIDGTINIIVGTHALLEDDVQFKNLALVVTDEQHRFGVMQRSKLYNKGNKVDVLVMTATPIPRTLALYLYGDLDVSVIDELPPGRQKIETSYVEEKKAEKVYRFALKEIHNGRQVYLVCPLVEDNEELSVISVEKLYLELKEGYFKDVETSILHGKMTNKEKDEIMSKFKNGDVKVLISTTVIEVGINVPNASVMIIQNAERFGLAQLHQLRGRVGRGEYKSYCVLIANIKNEIIKKRLEIITESNDGFKIAEEDLKIRGSGELFGVRQHGEDSLLLADVFEDLDILKVANFEAKKLIKSNDDKDIMIKNEIIRKLNQTSKFICFN, encoded by the coding sequence ATGGATTTATACGATGATATAAGCTGTGTCAAAGGTGTTGGACCTAAAATGAAAAAGCTATTTAATGAATGTGGCGTATTCACCGTTATGGATATTTTACTTTACCTTCCTAGAGATTATGAGAAAGTATATGTAAACGGAAATGCATCTCAATCAGTAAATAGTAAGATTATAATAAACTGTACTGTCAGTGGAATTGAAAGAGATATAAGAACAAAAAGTAGAAAAATAATATCTACAGTCATCTTTAAATGTAATGGCAACACTATAAAAGGAAAATGGTTCAATCAGCCTTATATGAAAGATAAGTTTATTATAAATAAAGATTATTTAATATCCGGAAAATTGCAAGAATTTAGAGGAGAAAAGATAATTGTTAACCCTACTATAGCCACAAATTCAAATTTTAATAATGAAGAATCTACTATTTGTGATAGTATATCTGAGAGCAATATAAATATAATGCCTAAATATTCTCTTAAGGAGGGACTAAGTAATAATACTGTTATAAAAATTATTTCTTATGTCTTAAGTACAATTGAAATAACAGAAATCCTTCCTGATAAATTAATTGATAAATATAGGTTATGTTCCTTAGACAAAGCTATAAATAATATTCATTTTCCCCAAAAATTAAATGATTTATTAGAAGCTCAAAGAAGAATTAAATTTCAAGAATTATTTACATATTCCTTAAAAATTTTGATGCTAAAGGATTTTGTAAATAATTCCAAAGCTGGAATTGAATTTAAGGCTGTACCTGAGCTAAAGCTTTTAAAAGAAAACTTACCATTTTCTCTAACGAATGCTCAAAGCAGAGTCATAAGAGAAATATTGCTTGATCAAAAAAGCAGCAAACAAATGAATAGGCTTGTTCAGGGGGATGTAGGTAGTGGTAAGACAATAGTTGCGATTATTGCAATGTTTAATATAGTGAAAAACGGCTATCAAGCTGCAATGATGGCTCCAACAGAAATTTTGGCTAATCAGCACTTTGCTGAGATAAAAAACATATTGCAGAACTTTAATATTAATATATGCTTGCTTAGTGGCAGTACAACTCCAAAGCAAAAGGCAATTATAAAAAAGAAATTAATAGATGGAACTATAAATATAATTGTTGGAACTCATGCACTTCTTGAGGATGATGTCCAGTTTAAAAATTTGGCACTGGTTGTTACAGATGAACAGCATAGGTTTGGTGTAATGCAGCGAAGCAAGCTTTACAACAAAGGCAACAAGGTTGATGTTTTGGTTATGACTGCAACTCCAATACCTAGAACTTTAGCTCTTTATCTTTATGGAGATTTAGATGTCTCTGTTATTGATGAATTGCCTCCAGGAAGACAAAAAATAGAAACTAGCTATGTTGAAGAAAAAAAGGCTGAGAAAGTATATAGATTTGCTCTTAAGGAAATACATAATGGAAGACAAGTATATTTAGTTTGTCCTTTGGTTGAGGATAATGAAGAATTAAGCGTAATCTCTGTAGAAAAACTATATCTTGAGTTGAAAGAAGGTTACTTTAAAGATGTTGAAACGAGTATCCTTCATGGTAAGATGACTAATAAGGAAAAAGATGAAATAATGTCAAAATTTAAGAACGGTGATGTTAAAGTGCTTATTTCTACTACAGTTATTGAAGTTGGAATTAATGTTCCTAATGCTTCTGTGATGATTATACAGAATGCTGAAAGATTTGGACTGGCTCAACTCCACCAGCTGAGAGGCAGAGTCGGCAGAGGGGAATACAAATCCTACTGCGTGTTGATAGCAAATATAAAAAATGAGATAATTAAGAAAAGGCTTGAGATTATAACTGAAAGTAATGATGGATTTAAAATTGCAGAAGAGGATCTTAAGATTAGAGGCAGCGGAGAGTTATTTGGCGTTAGACAGCACGGTGAAGACAGTCTTTTGCTTGCTGATGTATTTGAAGACTTAGATATATTAAAGGTTGCAAACTTTGAAGCAAAAAAACTAATTAAAAGCAACGACGATAAAGATATTATGATAAAAAATGAAATAATTAGAAAGTTAAATCAGACGTCAAAGTTTATTTGTTTTAACTAA
- the coaD gene encoding pantetheine-phosphate adenylyltransferase, with protein MRRAVYPGSFDPITNGHLDIIKRSSKVFDEVVVGVLVNPDKKGLFDIDERVTLIQKCIAEFPNVKVQSFSGLLINFMKSVDAKVIVKGLRAVSDFEYEFQMALMNNKLNPNIETVFMMTNAKYSYLSSSSVKQVAMFGGCIKGLVPNEISDDIISKVNKEGDKGIWKL; from the coding sequence ATGAGAAGAGCGGTTTATCCTGGAAGCTTTGATCCAATTACAAATGGACATCTTGATATTATAAAAAGATCTTCAAAGGTCTTTGATGAGGTTGTAGTAGGAGTGCTTGTGAACCCCGATAAAAAGGGGCTTTTTGATATAGATGAGAGGGTAACTTTGATTCAAAAATGCATAGCCGAGTTTCCAAACGTAAAAGTGCAAAGTTTTAGTGGACTTTTAATTAATTTTATGAAAAGTGTTGATGCGAAGGTCATAGTTAAAGGACTTCGGGCTGTTTCTGATTTTGAATATGAATTTCAAATGGCGCTAATGAACAATAAGCTTAATCCTAATATTGAAACAGTGTTTATGATGACAAATGCTAAATATTCATATTTAAGTTCTTCATCAGTTAAGCAAGTGGCTATGTTTGGTGGATGTATTAAAGGTTTAGTACCAAACGAAATTTCTGATGATATAATTAGCAAGGTAAATAAAGAGGGGGATAAGGGGATATGGAAGTTATAA